The Panulirus ornatus isolate Po-2019 chromosome 56, ASM3632096v1, whole genome shotgun sequence genomic interval TTTATGAGGTAAGTTTTTTATGTACAGTGTGGATGATGGTTTTCCTGtatcatagtttttaaatttttcaatTGTCCTAAGCTCCTCAATGCTTTTCCTGTTTGATTTTATAGTTTCTAATGGAATAAGAGCACCATGATCAAGGGTCAAAACAAACTGCTTACTAAAGTCTGTAATATTATGctttttgtctttattttctgCTTTGAATGTATTACTCTTTTTACCACTGCATTTGTTCTTTGGTGTATTGGTagctatacaaagattttcagcATTACTTTTGTTGATTCTACTGATCTTTGGTATTTCCTTCATATCCCAGAAGGACTTTGGTTTTTCTGACAAATAAACAAAGCTAGGACtctctttcttatttttctctaaaGGCCCATCAGGAAAATCATCCTCAATCTTATGTTTTCTTGGCTTAGCATCTTGACTTCTTTCTACTTCATCACTAGGAAAAAGCTCTTCTGCCATATGCTTAATATGATTAATGGGATGGTCATCTGGAATAGTTTCATCTTGATGGGGCTGCAGGCGCACAAGACAAGGTGTTAGTTTTTCAGCTTCAGCTGAGCTTGGAATTACGCTACATTCCTCTTCAAAGTCATGACGATTTAATGGAATTGCTCCATTGAAGTGTTCTGGCTTCTCTGTTAAAGTTTCTAATTGATTTTGTCGTTTGAGAAGTTTATTTTCTATAGCTTTAAGTTTCTGCTCTCTAGCCTGGGGAGCTTCAAGGGATGAATCCCCATTGTCTTCGCTCATAAGTAGCTGAATCTCATTATCTGAAAGTCCACTATATCTCAGAATTTCCTTTACATTTAATGAGAGTTCTAGACTTTTATAATCCTCATATGATGCTAAGCCAGATGTCACTGTTGTGATAGATTCCTCAGCTGTAGCACTAATGAACTCTCTCTGGTTCTGATGCTGTTGTTCCAAAGATGTGTGGGTGGTCAACTGCCTCTGAATAAGGTCTTTTATAACTTTTTCACGTAAGGTATCAGTTCGAGGTTTCTCTAGCCTCTCCTCTTCCAAGCCTAAAAATCTGTACTTTTTAGCATTATTGTCTGTTATTGATGCCATGATTTATCTTTTTCTAATAAAAAGCAATTTTATATTAATCAGTGAGGCACACAATAAGTACTTAAAACAGGTGTACTCTGTTTATCTGACAAAGAAATGAAGTTCATAACATTTTATTGCTAACACTAGGGAAAAATTGTGCAAAGAGGTAAAGTTTTACACATAAGGATTCCAATTACTTCGATCTTCTGGAGTCAATGACCCTGTAATTAACAGAACAATGTCAACAATCCACCAAATGCCAACACCACCCATAGTCAGAAGTTTTCCAACTGCAGTCCCAGTTTGTCCCAGACAAAAGCGATCCATTCCTAAGAATCCTAGCAAAACGCTATAGATGAGTGTTGTTACAAAGTAATGACCACTGtacctgaaggagagagaaatCTACGAGTTATATGTAACATGGATTATAGAAATCTAGAACAAGTAATGACTCCCTTCCTTGTCATGGAGAGTGAGAATTTAGGTTAACAACCTTCTAACCAGGTTCACATTGTTATTATCAATTAAAGCAAATGAATGCAGAGGAGTATGAAAAAATAGAGCAAAAATGTAACAAACAAAACAGTACGGTATTACACACAAATGCATGAATTATTATCTTGAAAGTAAATAAGCTGATTCCATAAGGCAATGCAGACTACTCGTATATTATCAAAAAATCAGCCatgtaattaagaaaaaaaaattctggcagAAATAGAAATCTAAAGGCAGAACATCTGGAAAAGGGTTAGGCTTTATACAAAAAAGTAAGTGAACTACttcatataaataaaatatatggttATACTCTGATGTAATAAAAATAAACCCTCATTTTGTAATAGGCTGATCGAGAGCAGACTCACCAGAAATGACTGCTAAAGCAACCAAGAATACTGAAGGGAGCCATTTGGTGGACCATCCTAATGAGAACTAAACATTTCAGGAGAGCAAAGTAATGTCCCAAATCTCAAAACAAAGTTCAACAATGTTCTCGTGCATGCAAATGATTTGGGGCATGCATTAAAATGCATATAAAACAATGAGTTAGGTACTTTTGGATTAATCTGAAGGGTTAGCATAATCAGACCCCTCACTGAGGGGAACCACCTCTGTAATCAAGGAAGCTTCTGAGCTCACACTTAAGTAAGGTAGGTGAACCACTCAACCACAAGAGATTTATGGCTGTTGCCATATTGAAAACCCTACAgcctaaaacataaaaaaaaattactctaaAAGTATAAACACCttaaaaataacaaaaacaaagaagtagacaaatagtttttttcttttggatcaGTACAATGAACTAATGACATCTGGTTAGATGATAAAATCCTACAAAAGATCAAAAGTGGTCAATGAGAGTGGTACCATGCACAGAGTATCTGTTTAGGGAGGAGCAATCTGCATTcaggagcaggtgtttgctttgaagaatctgtgagaGATATACGTGGAGAAAGAGAGTGCATTGTACGTGGCATTCACTGAtcgggagaaagcatatgatggagttgacagagatgccatgTGCTATGAATCTATGGGTTAAATGAAAAGTTAGTGACTGCTATGAGGAGAAAAAAAGCACTATGTAGgtaggatgggaggagggtgagtgattcctggtgatggtgagtctACAGCAATGATATGTGGTGTCCCATTGACTTTAATCTGTTCATAGATGGGGTAATGAAGGTAACTGTGGCGTCTTGCAACACAGGGTGGATTTACAGCATACTGTGGACTGGGAAGCATGGGAGATGAATCAGTTGCAAATGACTCAGCACTTGTGGTATACACCTAGGAGAAGCTGGAGAAATAATCTGGGTGCTCATGTAAGGGAGAAAATagaaagcaaatgagaacttATGGAAGGTATTGAGGTGCAGCAAGGGGGTGACACAGGATGGTTTGAGTATGAACTTAAATAGTGAGGATGAGAGGAAATGGAGTGCTTTATGCAGCTGGAAGTGGATATGaatgcagatggaaccatgggggttgAAGTGAGCTAAAGCTTTACATGCATTAAGAGTATGTGGAATAAGTCAATGTCTGTAttgacaaagatgggtatgtctgaaggtacagtagtcccaatagTGTTGCATGGATGTGTTTTGGACCCtgaatacaaaagaaagaaagagggtggatgtgctgcaaataatATGCTTGAAGATAATAAAAATTGTTAGgcaggttgatcaagtaagaaatatgAGCATACCAGAAATATGCGTGGTACAATGCAATTTGACGAAGGGTTGAACATAATTTGCTAAAATAGTTTAGCCATATGGACTACGAGTGAAGAAATACTAATCTGTTACAGAAGTAAAGGAAGTTGAAGACCAAGGAGATTAAAggttggagtgaaggaggctttggagtGTGAAAGTCTGAACATTCAAGACGGGGAAGTCTAGTATATATAGGGCAACATGTGGTCAATCGGATATGACAAAGCATATGAAGAGGTCAGGGAAAACCAAAGAGCAGTCTGGGAACTTGATTGCAGGTGGTAAGCTCTGTTTTTGGTACATGAGacaaaacagctagagaatgaatgtgtgcAAATAGGGTCAATGTTTGTTAATTCCTGATCCTACCTCGCTAAAATGGAAAAGGCAGTTTGTTATTAAAACTTGCAATTCACATTCAAAAACACAGAGAAAAAAAGGCAGTAGAACCAACATTTCTAAAAGCCAGAAGCAAAGGATAAACACCTTGCATTCACAAAAGCAAGAAAAAGAGTTAACAGGTATGCACTGCAGGTCTAAaaaagtgagtgatgatgatTGGCTGCCAACAAATGTCACCTGCATTCAACATCAATGATCTAAAAGGCCTGGAGAAGTTGCAATATGGTTGCTGAGTTTCTGTGAATAAGCATAGGCAAGCCTCTATTACATATATGCAAAAAGGTTGAAATCGTGGAGGATCTGGTCCTAGAATCCTTTTCACACAGTGTGCTacaaattttcaaatatttcataaaatCATATCCATAATTTTATCAGGAATAATTAAAACAGTTTTGTATATATAACACCATACAACTCAGCAGGGTGAAAAATTAATGAAGAGTGCTATGTCTTGTATGTTACCCTACTGCTGCACAAGAGGTATGACAGATAGTTGATACTTTTAGAAATGTTTTAGTCACAAATACAATAACGTATGGTTTCCATCACTACTATCCATTACTTCATATGTTTCAGAGCCTCAGAAACTATTACATAATGAGAAGATGGAGATCTTATACAGGGCTCCTTAACATTTTTTGCATGAACTAACCAGTGTTTGAAAAAATCTATGCCATAAGCATTACTGGTTGTATATTTGGATCATAGCTGAGGCAAGCAATTCAAGAATTACAATTGTACATGTATCACCATATAgaaggtagtagatggtaggcagccaacaaccagggaggtatattactggtactacccgctTGGgttttgggagggttagtgacatctgcacaGTTTGCCAGAACTTCAGTTTCTCCTTATCACGCATAACACATTTAACCCACACAACTCGTTCTTTGTAGctcaagattttcctgcagtgagcactatgcactagctctggcaaaatggttggagcaatgaaaagaagtagtgggtaggaacattagacaggagcattaagaAAAAGCAGTAGATTGGAGCATTAGGGAGAAGTGGTTGGAAGGAACATTAGGCTGACAAATTAAGTAGAAGCAGctagcaggaacattaggtaggagcctctaaaaacactgtgctaaagttgGCCTTTGCAAGTGGTCTCCTGATGGTGAAGTAccaaaggataagaagtggcactggagttcaccagttataaaAATCATTTTGATGTGGCAATCACCTTGAAGAAGTTCTCAAAAGGAATGGGCAACAgaaatacagagagacagacagatggatagaccgATGCACCACTTGCAgtgaaaagaaaacagaatacTTTAACTTATAAGCACTGGCCACAGTGAATGGGTTTACCCTGTGTACACAAGAGCTCCCTAATGCTCCAAAGGTTCTCACTGTAATTGAGAAAATGAAAATCTAATTTGAG includes:
- the LOC139765907 gene encoding RNA-binding protein 41-like; protein product: MASITDNNAKKYRFLGLEEERLEKPRTDTLREKVIKDLIQRQLTTHTSLEQQHQNQREFISATAEESITTVTSGLASYEDYKSLELSLNVKEILRYSGLSDNEIQLLMSEDNGDSSLEAPQAREQKLKAIENKLLKRQNQLETLTEKPEHFNGAIPLNRHDFEEECSVIPSSAEAEKLTPCLVRLQPHQDETIPDDHPINHIKHMAEELFPSDEVERSQDAKPRKHKIEDDFPDGPLEKNKKESPSFVYLSEKPKSFWDMKEIPKISRINKSNAENLCIATNTPKNKCSGKKSNTFKAENKDKKHNITDFSKQFVLTLDHGALIPLETIKSNRKSIEELRTIEKFKNYDTGKPSSTLYIKNLPHKVSPHDLASLMGHFESTCGPKIMYRILCGRMKGQAFVTFQDKEMATNALNMCNGYILHEKPLVIEFGKKC